A DNA window from Comamonas fluminis contains the following coding sequences:
- the dcd gene encoding dCTP deaminase: MSIKSDKWIRQMAEQHGMIEPFEPGQVRQVDGKKVISYGTSSYGYDIRCAREFKVFTNIHSTVVDPKNFDEKSFVDMEGDYCIIPPNSFALARTVEYFRIPRDVLTVCLGKSTYARCGIIVNVTPFEPEWEGYVTLEFSNTTPLPAKIYAGEGCAQVLFFQGDEQCEMSYKDRNGKYQGQHGVTLPRT, translated from the coding sequence ATGAGCATCAAGAGCGACAAGTGGATCCGTCAGATGGCGGAACAGCACGGCATGATCGAGCCCTTCGAGCCCGGCCAGGTGCGCCAGGTGGACGGCAAGAAGGTCATCAGCTACGGCACATCCAGCTATGGCTACGACATCCGCTGCGCACGTGAATTCAAGGTCTTCACCAACATCCACAGCACGGTGGTGGACCCCAAGAACTTCGACGAAAAAAGCTTTGTCGACATGGAAGGCGACTACTGCATCATCCCGCCCAACAGCTTTGCGCTGGCCCGCACGGTGGAATACTTCCGCATTCCCCGCGACGTGTTGACCGTGTGCCTGGGCAAGAGCACCTACGCGCGCTGCGGCATCATCGTGAACGTGACGCCGTTTGAGCCCGAGTGGGAAGGCTATGTGACGCTGGAGTTCTCCAACACCACGCCGCTGCCCGCCAAGATTTACGCCGGTGAAGGCTGCGCCCAGGTGCTGTTCTTCCAGGGCGATGAGCAGTGCGAGATGAGCTACAAGGACCGCAATGGCAAGTACCAGGGCCAGCATGGCGTGACCCTGCCACGCACCTGA
- the guaD gene encoding guanine deaminase, with protein MKIYRSALLRFADDGQAVYDSDALLAVAADAAGVQRVVAAGSWQALADHYTHREGVEVVHLPGKLLAPGFVDLHIHYPQTDVIGAPAPGLLPWLENYTFPHESRFSDREYADSVAQFFMDELARNGVTTALAFATSHPTSVDAIMTAAQQRGMRMIAGKVLQDRNSPDGVRDETEQSLIDTETLIQRWHGVDRLGYAITPRFAPTSTEAQLRGAGELAAKYSDVWIQSHVAENLDEVAWVKELFPQSRSYLAVYDDFGLMRERAVYAHSIWLDETDRQLMHSTRSAAAISPTSNQFLASGFFDYLKADEAGMLYGLASDVGGGMSFSPFRTMQAAYVVGRESHSKQGQSLSPQNLWWQHTAGAARALGLQGVIGNLQPGCEADFVVINPACTPLLARKTAQARNLDELLFAMIVLGDDRLIEQTIVSQAK; from the coding sequence ATGAAAATCTACCGTAGTGCCCTGCTGCGCTTTGCCGATGACGGCCAGGCGGTCTATGACTCCGATGCCCTGCTGGCCGTGGCTGCGGATGCTGCGGGCGTGCAGCGCGTGGTGGCTGCAGGCAGCTGGCAGGCGTTGGCCGATCACTACACTCACCGCGAAGGCGTGGAAGTGGTGCACCTGCCCGGCAAGCTGCTGGCGCCGGGCTTTGTCGATCTGCACATTCACTACCCGCAGACCGATGTGATTGGCGCACCTGCGCCGGGCCTGCTGCCCTGGCTGGAAAACTACACCTTCCCGCACGAATCGCGTTTCTCAGACCGCGAATATGCCGACAGCGTGGCCCAGTTTTTCATGGACGAGCTGGCGCGCAATGGCGTGACCACGGCGCTGGCTTTTGCCACCTCGCACCCCACATCGGTGGACGCCATCATGACCGCCGCGCAACAACGGGGCATGCGCATGATTGCGGGCAAGGTGCTGCAAGACCGCAACAGCCCTGATGGCGTGCGCGACGAGACCGAGCAAAGCCTGATCGACACCGAAACCCTGATCCAGCGCTGGCATGGCGTGGATCGTCTGGGTTACGCCATCACGCCGCGTTTTGCCCCCACCAGTACCGAGGCGCAGCTGCGTGGAGCGGGCGAACTGGCGGCCAAGTATTCCGATGTGTGGATTCAGTCCCATGTGGCTGAAAACCTGGACGAAGTGGCCTGGGTCAAAGAACTGTTCCCTCAGTCGCGCAGCTATCTGGCCGTGTACGATGACTTTGGCCTGATGCGCGAGCGGGCGGTGTACGCCCACAGCATCTGGCTGGACGAAACCGATCGCCAACTGATGCACAGCACTCGCAGCGCGGCGGCCATCAGCCCCACCAGCAACCAGTTTCTGGCCAGCGGCTTTTTTGACTACCTCAAGGCCGATGAAGCAGGCATGCTCTATGGCTTGGCCAGCGATGTGGGCGGCGGCATGAGCTTTTCGCCGTTTCGCACCATGCAGGCCGCCTATGTGGTGGGCCGCGAAAGCCATAGCAAGCAGGGCCAGAGCCTGTCGCCGCAAAACCTGTGGTGGCAGCACACGGCGGGCGCGGCGCGGGCGCTGGGCTTGCAGGGCGTGATTGGCAATCTGCAGCCGGGCTGTGAGGCGGATTTTGTGGTCATCAACCCGGCCTGCACGCCGCTCTTGGCGCGTAAGACGGCGCAGGCGCGCAATCTGGACGAGCTGCTGTTTGCCATGATCGTGCTGGGGGATGACCGCCTGATTGAGCAAACCATTGTTTCTCAAGCAAAATAG
- a CDS encoding LysR substrate-binding domain-containing protein translates to MSVTNLDLDVLRSFATGVALGSFAQAADRLGRSTSAVSAQLKKLEMQTGCELLRKSGRGLELTEAGHTMLAYAQRLLDLNDEAVAAVRSSQLEGLVRLGLPEDLGESVLPTVLGRFARAHPRLQVQVQSGKSADLLQLYDAGLLDLTLLWDVGHITPPADGVALAQLPLCWIAPADLPLTRESLPWWPLNEGGAQPALPLVLLSKPCPLSSLVPQILAREEVAWRPAFSSPSLTALWAAVGAGLGLSVRTRLGLPAHVRALQGDEAALLPALPGMQLYLCSKGQLAPVHQLAQLLQQSVAERLKQDGCY, encoded by the coding sequence ATGTCTGTCACGAATCTCGATCTGGATGTGCTGCGCAGCTTTGCGACAGGGGTGGCGCTGGGCAGCTTTGCGCAGGCGGCCGACCGGCTGGGGCGCTCTACCTCGGCGGTCAGTGCCCAGCTCAAAAAGCTGGAGATGCAGACGGGCTGCGAGCTGCTGCGCAAGTCTGGGCGCGGGCTGGAACTGACCGAGGCGGGTCACACCATGCTGGCCTATGCCCAGCGCCTGCTGGATCTCAACGACGAAGCGGTGGCTGCAGTGCGCTCCAGTCAGCTGGAAGGGCTGGTGCGCCTGGGCCTGCCGGAAGACCTGGGTGAATCCGTGTTGCCCACGGTGCTGGGCCGCTTTGCACGCGCTCACCCACGGCTGCAGGTGCAGGTGCAATCGGGCAAAAGTGCCGATTTGCTGCAGCTCTACGACGCAGGTTTGCTGGACCTGACTTTGCTGTGGGATGTGGGGCACATCACGCCACCTGCGGATGGTGTGGCACTGGCGCAGTTGCCGCTGTGCTGGATAGCCCCGGCTGATTTGCCACTGACGCGTGAAAGCCTGCCCTGGTGGCCGCTGAATGAGGGTGGCGCGCAGCCTGCACTGCCGCTGGTGCTGCTGAGCAAGCCCTGCCCTTTAAGCTCGCTGGTGCCGCAGATTCTGGCTCGCGAGGAGGTGGCTTGGCGGCCTGCGTTTTCCAGCCCCAGCCTCACGGCGCTATGGGCGGCAGTTGGGGCCGGATTGGGTCTGTCGGTGCGCACGCGGCTTGGGTTGCCTGCCCATGTGCGGGCGCTGCAAGGCGATGAGGCGGCGCTTCTTCCTGCCTTGCCCGGCATGCAGCTGTATCTGTGCAGCAAGGGGCAGCTGGCGCCCGTCCATCAACTGGCGCAGCTGCTGCAGCAAAGCGTGGCCGAACGACTGAAGCAGGATGGGTGCTATTGA
- a CDS encoding MFS transporter produces the protein MTSPQAIPHSPHQRWKVLAAGTLANAAFSMVFSGIPMTAIMLRSSYGLDNAGLGLVLGLMGLGIALSELPWGLLTDRWGDRPVLLTGLGGTCVTLLALSILGAPHAGQVPPVAWLGSLLLLTGLLGGSVNGASGRAIMLWFAASQRGLAMSIRQTAIPMGGALGALLLPWLALRHGFVSVFATLAAATMLAALLCALWIHEPSRKLDERCSPKSPSLAALRNRQVWRLCLGIGLLCVPQFAVLQFGTVFLHDGARLGTGTLSAAMATLQISAMALRIWSGHWTDKHRNRSVYLAACIGTSALLFALLAAASALHFSPGALVLLLVLSGTAVSAWHGVAYAELATIAGMQQAGTALGLCNTLVFIANFLTPQAVASLLLHAPWAAIWIAASSCCLLCVPLLARKNAAR, from the coding sequence ATGACCTCCCCTCAAGCCATCCCCCATTCGCCCCACCAGCGCTGGAAAGTGCTGGCTGCGGGCACGCTGGCCAATGCCGCGTTCTCCATGGTGTTCAGCGGCATTCCGATGACCGCCATCATGCTGCGCAGCAGCTATGGGCTGGATAACGCCGGACTGGGTCTGGTACTGGGCCTGATGGGCCTGGGCATTGCGCTGAGCGAGCTGCCCTGGGGCTTGCTGACCGATCGCTGGGGCGACCGGCCTGTGCTGCTTACCGGGCTTGGCGGCACCTGCGTAACGCTGCTCGCCTTGAGCATCTTGGGCGCACCACATGCCGGGCAAGTTCCGCCCGTCGCGTGGCTGGGTTCACTTTTGCTGCTGACGGGTTTGCTGGGCGGCAGCGTCAACGGTGCCAGTGGCCGCGCCATCATGCTGTGGTTTGCGGCCAGCCAGCGCGGCCTGGCCATGAGCATTCGCCAGACCGCAATTCCCATGGGTGGCGCGCTGGGGGCTTTGCTCCTGCCCTGGCTGGCCTTGCGGCATGGTTTTGTCAGCGTTTTTGCGACGCTTGCGGCCGCCACCATGCTGGCAGCCCTGCTCTGTGCGCTATGGATTCATGAGCCCTCACGCAAGCTGGATGAGCGCTGCAGCCCGAAAAGCCCAAGCCTCGCGGCACTCCGCAACCGGCAGGTCTGGCGGTTGTGCCTGGGCATAGGCTTGCTGTGCGTGCCCCAGTTTGCCGTGCTGCAGTTTGGCACCGTTTTTCTGCACGATGGCGCCCGGCTGGGCACCGGCACCCTATCGGCCGCAATGGCTACGCTGCAGATCAGCGCCATGGCACTGCGTATCTGGAGCGGCCACTGGACGGACAAACACCGCAATCGCAGCGTCTATCTGGCGGCCTGCATTGGCACCAGCGCTTTGCTGTTTGCACTGCTGGCCGCCGCCAGCGCCCTGCACTTCAGCCCTGGCGCTTTGGTGCTACTTCTGGTGCTGAGCGGCACGGCGGTTTCCGCATGGCACGGCGTGGCCTATGCCGAGTTGGCCACGATTGCCGGAATGCAGCAGGCGGGCACGGCGCTGGGCCTGTGCAACACGCTGGTGTTCATCGCCAACTTTCTGACCCCGCAGGCCGTTGCCAGCCTGTTGCTGCACGCGCCCTGGGCCGCTATCTGGATTGCCGCCAGCAGTTGCTGCCTGCTGTGCGTTCCGCTGCTGGCGCGCAAGAATGCAGCACGCTGA
- a CDS encoding BMP family ABC transporter substrate-binding protein, protein MMFTLTHGLPRAGRTLSQCLPKLAAVLLASALGAAQAAAPAPASAPLKTAFVYVTPVLDAGWTRQHEEGRKALQAALGSKVQTVAVDNVAEGADAERVLRDLAASGNKLIFTTSFGYMEPTLKVARDFPDVKFENLTGYKRTENVATANARHYEGRYLSGIAAARASKTGVAGFVVGFPIPEVLQGINAFALGMRSVNPKAQVRVIWLNNWFDPPRERDAAMTLFNQDVDVVAFQVASTAVMQAAQERGKMAIAFHSDMRKVAPDAQLLAVTHRWGKYYEQRARAVLDGTWKSQDFWGGVKDGMVGVEGFGPRLPKAAREEVLLREQQMAKGQLAPFAAGKQPVRDNQGQVRIPAGKALTDAQILEMNWLAEGVVGTLPR, encoded by the coding sequence ATGATGTTCACTCTCACTCATGGCCTGCCGCGTGCGGGCCGTACCTTGTCGCAATGCTTGCCCAAACTGGCCGCAGTGCTGCTGGCATCTGCTCTGGGCGCAGCGCAGGCGGCAGCCCCCGCCCCCGCAAGCGCACCGCTGAAGACGGCTTTTGTCTATGTCACGCCCGTGCTGGATGCTGGCTGGACACGCCAGCACGAAGAGGGGCGCAAGGCGCTGCAGGCAGCGCTGGGCAGCAAGGTGCAGACCGTGGCCGTTGACAACGTGGCCGAAGGCGCGGATGCCGAGCGCGTGCTGCGCGACCTGGCCGCCAGTGGCAACAAGCTGATCTTTACCACCAGCTTTGGCTATATGGAGCCCACACTCAAGGTGGCGCGAGACTTTCCCGATGTGAAGTTCGAAAACCTCACCGGCTACAAGCGCACCGAGAACGTAGCCACCGCTAACGCCCGGCATTACGAAGGGCGTTACCTCTCGGGCATCGCCGCCGCGCGCGCCAGCAAGACGGGGGTGGCTGGTTTTGTGGTGGGGTTCCCCATTCCCGAGGTGCTGCAGGGCATCAACGCCTTTGCCCTGGGCATGCGCAGCGTCAACCCCAAGGCTCAGGTGCGCGTGATCTGGCTCAACAACTGGTTTGATCCTCCCCGCGAGCGCGATGCCGCCATGACGCTGTTCAACCAGGATGTGGACGTGGTGGCCTTTCAGGTGGCATCCACTGCCGTGATGCAGGCCGCGCAGGAGCGCGGCAAGATGGCGATTGCCTTTCACTCTGATATGCGCAAAGTAGCGCCCGATGCGCAGTTGCTGGCTGTCACTCATCGCTGGGGCAAGTATTACGAGCAGCGTGCGAGGGCTGTTCTGGACGGAACCTGGAAGAGTCAGGACTTCTGGGGCGGCGTGAAGGACGGCATGGTGGGCGTGGAAGGCTTTGGCCCCAGGCTGCCCAAGGCTGCGCGCGAAGAAGTGCTGCTGCGCGAGCAGCAAATGGCCAAGGGCCAACTGGCACCGTTTGCCGCGGGCAAGCAGCCCGTGCGCGACAACCAGGGCCAGGTGCGCATTCCTGCCGGCAAGGCGCTGACGGACGCCCAGATTCTAGAAATGAACTGGCTGGCCGAAGGCGTGGTTGGCACGCTGCCACGCTGA
- a CDS encoding LysR family transcriptional regulator: MLSYRQLEHFVTVAQELHFSRAADKLGVAQSAVSVQVQQLEQQLGVRLLQRNKRKPITLTDAGELLYDEAVAVLRHMERAQQIGQLAAQGMSGHVKLGYISSAVTSGMLARVLTKFRPGHEQVHMQVLAMETPRQLQALQQGEIDAGLLRPRRRYPEGVKAVIVHSEPFMVAMAENHPLARHESISVADLRGQTFIAPQFVNESEGFAEVLARLADAAGFSAREAYRVNDFVTATSLAAAGYGVVVLPESNRLLHQPGVIFRPLRGFKETVQMALAYRERENSPAVRAFLAIARDCADQR; this comes from the coding sequence ATGCTCAGCTACCGGCAACTGGAGCACTTCGTCACCGTAGCCCAGGAGCTGCATTTCTCTCGCGCAGCCGACAAGCTGGGTGTGGCCCAGTCAGCCGTCAGCGTGCAGGTGCAGCAGCTGGAGCAGCAACTGGGTGTGCGCCTGCTGCAGCGCAATAAGCGCAAACCCATCACGCTGACCGATGCGGGCGAGCTGCTGTATGACGAGGCCGTGGCCGTGCTGCGCCATATGGAGCGGGCGCAGCAAATTGGCCAGCTGGCGGCGCAGGGCATGAGCGGCCATGTCAAGCTGGGCTATATCTCGTCAGCCGTCACATCGGGCATGCTGGCGCGGGTGTTGACGAAGTTTCGCCCCGGCCATGAGCAGGTGCATATGCAGGTGCTGGCCATGGAAACGCCGCGCCAGCTGCAGGCGTTGCAGCAGGGCGAGATTGATGCCGGGCTGCTGCGCCCGCGCAGGCGCTATCCGGAAGGTGTCAAGGCCGTGATCGTGCACAGCGAGCCATTCATGGTGGCCATGGCGGAGAACCATCCGCTGGCACGCCACGAATCCATCAGCGTGGCCGATTTGCGTGGCCAGACCTTTATTGCGCCGCAGTTCGTCAATGAAAGCGAAGGCTTTGCCGAGGTGCTGGCGCGGCTGGCCGATGCAGCGGGCTTTTCGGCCCGCGAGGCTTACCGCGTCAATGACTTTGTGACGGCCACCAGTCTGGCGGCGGCGGGCTACGGAGTGGTGGTGCTGCCTGAGTCAAACCGGCTGCTCCATCAGCCCGGCGTGATCTTCCGGCCACTGCGGGGCTTCAAGGAAACCGTGCAGATGGCGCTGGCCTATCGCGAACGAGAGAACTCACCCGCCGTGCGTGCCTTTCTGGCCATAGCCCGGGACTGTGCCGATCAGCGCTGA
- the glaH gene encoding glutarate dioxygenase GlaH, with product MNATTPQHLIQPAHYEISAHPEHPRLKKLTLNAQALSAFLADVQDIDVQNLEYVPFMRFHLARRLKAHLGADFAQTLVSIIKDRNHGGFVLGLEGVSQHSDDFVKFGTAIGHLLGPANHDSMSNKYYARFLVKHTDASDSYLRQAYRLFTMHTDGTFVTEATDWLLMMKFDEQNAVGGESRFLHLDDWSELNRFVQDPLGAKPLLYKAPGSKNVQERVERPVFFHGEFGLSMSFIDQFVQPANDAEAEYLQNLSESMENSPGTRTVSLPSGDLVVLNNYFYVHGRAPFERNEQLHRELMRQRGTFAQ from the coding sequence ATGAACGCCACCACACCCCAGCACCTGATTCAGCCCGCCCACTACGAAATCAGCGCGCACCCAGAACACCCCCGTCTGAAGAAGCTGACGCTGAATGCACAGGCCCTGTCTGCCTTTCTGGCCGATGTGCAGGACATTGACGTGCAAAACCTTGAATACGTTCCCTTCATGCGCTTTCACCTGGCGCGCCGCCTGAAGGCCCATCTGGGCGCAGACTTTGCCCAAACGCTGGTCAGCATCATCAAAGACCGAAACCACGGCGGCTTTGTGCTGGGTCTGGAAGGTGTGAGCCAGCACAGTGACGACTTCGTGAAGTTCGGCACCGCCATCGGCCACCTTCTTGGCCCGGCCAATCACGACTCCATGTCGAACAAGTACTACGCGCGCTTCCTGGTCAAGCACACCGACGCCAGCGACTCCTATCTGCGCCAGGCCTACCGCCTGTTCACCATGCACACCGACGGAACCTTCGTGACCGAAGCCACCGACTGGCTGCTGATGATGAAATTCGACGAACAGAACGCCGTGGGCGGCGAGTCGCGCTTTCTGCACCTGGATGACTGGAGCGAGCTGAACCGCTTTGTGCAAGACCCGCTGGGCGCCAAGCCCTTGCTGTACAAGGCTCCTGGCTCCAAGAACGTGCAGGAACGCGTGGAGCGCCCGGTGTTCTTCCACGGTGAGTTCGGCCTGTCCATGTCCTTTATCGACCAGTTTGTGCAACCTGCCAACGATGCAGAGGCCGAATATCTGCAGAACCTGTCGGAATCGATGGAAAATTCGCCGGGCACCCGCACCGTCAGCCTGCCCTCTGGCGATCTGGTGGTGCTGAACAACTACTTCTACGTGCACGGCCGCGCGCCGTTCGAGCGTAATGAGCAACTGCACCGCGAGCTGATGCGTCAGCGTGGTACTTTCGCTCAGTAA
- a CDS encoding alpha-hydroxy acid oxidase, which translates to MAQSPAPAANAATAPQTQTSQAAYGQRAGLPRHLQSILSLNDFEAAARKHLPRPLYGYVSGAAEDCVSLQANRDSFQQYGFSSRVMVDVSQRSQKVELFGQTWDSPFGVAPVGISAISAYRGDLVLAQTAAANRIPAIMSGTSLIPMEEVAKAAPSTWFQAYLPGDTTRIDGLIDRIEAAGFGTLVITVDIPVWANRENNVRTGFSMPLRPSLRLAYDGITRPRWMVGTMLRTLINHGMPHFENSFATRGAPLLSNTAIRDTTGRDHLNWKHIERIRQRWNGNLIIKGILNEEDAVMATDIGAQGIVVSNHGGRQLDGVVAPLQMLPSVVDRVGHRTAVMMDSGIRRGSDVLKAVALGARMVFLGRPFMYAAAVGGAQGVDHAITLLRDEVDRNMAMLGATSMAEITRDCLRAKSA; encoded by the coding sequence ATGGCACAGTCTCCCGCCCCAGCTGCCAACGCAGCCACCGCCCCTCAAACGCAAACCTCGCAAGCCGCCTACGGCCAGCGCGCAGGCCTGCCCCGTCATCTGCAAAGCATTCTGTCGCTCAACGACTTCGAGGCCGCTGCGCGCAAGCACCTGCCCCGCCCTCTGTACGGTTATGTCTCCGGTGCAGCCGAAGATTGCGTATCCCTGCAGGCCAACCGCGACAGCTTTCAGCAATACGGCTTCAGCTCGCGGGTCATGGTGGACGTCTCCCAGCGCAGCCAGAAAGTCGAGCTGTTCGGCCAGACCTGGGACTCACCCTTTGGCGTGGCCCCTGTGGGTATCAGCGCCATCTCGGCCTATCGCGGCGATCTGGTGCTGGCACAGACGGCGGCGGCCAACCGCATTCCCGCCATCATGAGTGGCACATCGCTCATTCCCATGGAAGAAGTGGCCAAGGCCGCGCCTTCCACCTGGTTTCAGGCCTATCTGCCCGGCGACACCACGCGCATTGATGGCCTGATCGACCGTATCGAAGCCGCAGGCTTTGGCACGCTGGTCATCACCGTGGACATTCCTGTCTGGGCCAACCGCGAAAACAATGTGCGCACCGGTTTTTCCATGCCACTGCGCCCCTCACTGCGCCTGGCCTATGACGGCATCACCCGCCCGCGCTGGATGGTGGGCACCATGCTGCGCACGCTCATCAACCACGGCATGCCGCACTTCGAGAACTCGTTTGCCACACGCGGCGCGCCCTTGCTGTCCAACACCGCCATCCGTGACACCACGGGCCGCGACCACCTGAACTGGAAGCATATCGAGCGCATTCGCCAGCGCTGGAATGGCAACCTCATCATCAAAGGCATCCTCAACGAAGAAGACGCCGTGATGGCCACCGATATTGGCGCGCAGGGCATCGTGGTCAGCAACCACGGCGGCCGCCAGCTCGATGGCGTGGTCGCCCCGCTGCAGATGCTGCCCTCTGTGGTGGACCGCGTGGGCCACCGCACCGCCGTAATGATGGACAGCGGCATCCGCCGTGGCAGCGATGTGCTCAAGGCTGTGGCCCTGGGCGCACGCATGGTGTTTCTGGGCCGCCCCTTTATGTACGCCGCTGCCGTGGGTGGCGCACAAGGCGTGGATCACGCCATCACGCTGCTGCGCGACGAGGTGGACCGCAATATGGCCATGCTGGGCGCGACGTCGATGGCGGAGATCACTAGGGACTGCCTGCGGGCCAAGTCAGCCTGA
- a CDS encoding LysR family transcriptional regulator: protein MKITLDEMQAFITVVDSGSITAAAEQLGLTISATSRTLARLEAKLCTTLMRRSTRRLELTEEGATFLTRARQIVESVQETEALMTLRRNQPEGRLRVDAASPFMRHVIVPLVSSYRARYPQVQLELTSNEGFIDLLERRTDVAIRIGSLKDSSLHATPIASSSIRVLASPAYLAEHGTPRSVEELMQHPLLGFMQPDSLNDWPLAGSDGQLLHIEPAIRASSGETLLELALQGAGIVCLSDFMTQTERKAGRLQQLLPERTLEVRQPIHAVYYRNTALSSRIASFVDHLKAALSAGFEG from the coding sequence ATGAAGATCACACTCGATGAAATGCAGGCCTTTATCACCGTGGTGGACAGCGGCTCCATCACGGCAGCGGCAGAGCAGCTGGGGCTGACCATTTCGGCCACCAGCCGCACACTGGCCAGGCTGGAGGCCAAGCTCTGCACCACGCTCATGCGGCGCAGTACCCGGCGGCTGGAGCTGACGGAGGAGGGCGCGACATTTCTCACGCGGGCCAGGCAGATCGTGGAGTCCGTGCAAGAAACCGAGGCGCTGATGACGCTGCGCCGCAACCAGCCTGAGGGGCGCCTGCGGGTGGATGCTGCCTCGCCGTTCATGCGCCATGTCATCGTGCCGCTGGTGAGCAGCTACCGCGCCCGCTATCCGCAGGTGCAGCTGGAGCTGACGAGCAACGAGGGATTCATTGACCTGCTGGAGCGGCGCACCGATGTGGCGATTCGCATCGGCAGCCTCAAGGATTCCAGCCTGCACGCCACGCCCATTGCCAGCAGCAGCATTCGCGTGCTGGCCAGCCCGGCCTATCTGGCAGAGCACGGCACGCCGCGCAGTGTGGAGGAGCTGATGCAGCACCCGCTGCTGGGGTTCATGCAGCCAGATTCCTTGAACGACTGGCCGCTGGCCGGGAGCGATGGGCAATTGCTGCATATTGAGCCAGCCATTCGTGCCAGCAGCGGCGAAACCTTGCTGGAGCTGGCGCTGCAAGGGGCTGGCATTGTCTGTCTGTCCGATTTCATGACTCAGACCGAGCGCAAGGCGGGGCGGCTGCAGCAGCTTCTTCCTGAGCGGACGCTGGAGGTGCGCCAGCCCATCCATGCGGTTTACTACCGCAATACGGCGCTGTCGTCGCGTATTGCATCGTTTGTCGATCACCTCAAAGCCGCATTGTCTGCGGGCTTTGAGGGCTGA
- the dkgB gene encoding 2,5-didehydrogluconate reductase DkgB has product MNHVPAFGVGTFRLQGQVVVDSVRNALEVGYRAIDTAQIYGNEAEVGQAMREAAVPREQLFITTKIWVDNFSRSQLIPSLQDSLRKLGTEQVDLTLIHWPAFQKVTLEEAMTALAEAKAQGLTRLIGVSNFNIALTQQAMAAVGKSEIATNQIELSPYLQNPELVGFLQSQGIDVTSYMTLAYGKVLSDPVIAQIAQQHQATPAQVTLAWALQRGFAVIPSSTQREHLASNLLAQNLRLTDSDMAQIAGLERNGREVSPEGLAPLWD; this is encoded by the coding sequence ATGAACCATGTTCCAGCTTTCGGCGTGGGCACGTTTCGCCTGCAAGGCCAGGTCGTTGTGGATTCCGTGCGCAATGCACTCGAAGTGGGCTACCGGGCTATCGATACCGCACAGATCTATGGCAATGAAGCCGAAGTGGGCCAAGCCATGCGCGAGGCCGCTGTTCCGCGCGAGCAGCTCTTCATCACCACCAAGATCTGGGTGGACAACTTTTCTCGCAGCCAGCTCATTCCCAGTCTGCAGGACAGCCTGCGCAAACTGGGCACCGAGCAGGTCGATCTGACGCTGATCCACTGGCCCGCGTTTCAGAAGGTCACGCTGGAAGAAGCCATGACAGCGCTGGCCGAAGCCAAGGCACAGGGCCTGACGCGCCTGATTGGCGTGTCCAACTTCAATATCGCGCTGACGCAGCAAGCCATGGCCGCAGTCGGGAAAAGCGAAATCGCCACCAACCAGATCGAGCTGAGCCCCTATCTGCAAAACCCCGAGCTGGTGGGCTTTCTGCAAAGCCAGGGCATTGATGTGACCTCCTACATGACGCTGGCCTACGGCAAGGTGCTGAGTGACCCCGTCATCGCGCAGATTGCACAACAGCACCAGGCAACGCCTGCACAAGTGACGCTGGCCTGGGCCTTGCAGCGCGGCTTTGCGGTCATTCCGTCCTCCACCCAGCGCGAGCACCTGGCCAGCAATCTGCTGGCGCAAAACCTGCGTCTTACCGACAGCGATATGGCGCAGATAGCTGGGCTGGAGCGCAATGGCCGCGAGGTCAGCCCCGAAGGACTTGCCCCGCTGTGGGACTGA